CATCATGGGCACGGCGTGCGTGACGGGTCGCAGTTCCGTCTGCACGTCGCCGCCGACCCGCTGGGTCGGGGAATCGGCGGTACGCAGCTCCGGATACGTGGTTTCGAGGTCGGTCAGCTCGCGCATGAGGCGGTCATATTCCTGATCGGAGACGGTCGGCCGGGCCTCGATGTAGTACAGATAGTTGTGGTGGTTCAGCTGATCCCGTAGTAACTCCGCGACACGCTGCTTTGGCGACGTAGGCATGCGGGAAATATACCGTGGCGCGCCGCCAGTAACATTTCCCCGGTTCGGCAGTAATGTATTCTGCGTGAACGAGTGGTCGATCGACATCCTCCGGCAGGGCCCGTGGGACCTGTGGACATGGATTTGCCTGTTGGCATCTGCGGTTCTGCTGGTCTACGGCGTAATCGCTCGGGCGTGGCTGCACAGCCAGCGCGCGCTGCTGGTTCCGTTGATTACTGCTGGCGTGCTCGGCACGTTGCTGGTCGTCGCGCTGCCGCCGCTGCGGAATCCGAAGGTGGGGCTGGTTTGGACACTGGCGCTGCTGTGCATCCTGTCGACGGTCTTCTACCTGAACCTTCAGTCACAGCTGTCGTCCGCACGCTGGCGGACGTTGCTGGCGATGCGGTACGTCGCGTTGATCCTTCTGGTGCCGATGTTGTTCGAGCCGGTGGTGCGGTACGTATCACGGCCGGCGCCGGAGAAGCCGCTCATCTTTCTGATCGATACATCGGCCTCCATGAGCTTTCCCGATGTGCAGAACGGACCCACCCGGTTGCAGTCGGTCTGGCAAGCGCTGCGGGGCCAATTGCCCGAGCTGCGCGAGCACTTCGTGCCCGAGTTTCACACGTTCGCCGACACCGCCGCGGCGCTGAAGTCACCCGAACAACTCGCGACCCTGCCGGCGGAGGGGCAGAGTACCGACATCGGCAACGGCGTGTCGAAGGCAATGGCGGCCAATGCGCGGGCGGGTGCGGAGATCGTGCTGATCACCGACGGTATAGACAACACGTCGCCGAACGTCGCCGACGTCATCAGCGCATCGCGCCGTCCGATCCATACCGTGCGTGTGGGGTCCGATCAGGCACAGCCGACTGCGATGGCGAACCTATCGGTGGACGACGTGCAGGCCGACGATGATTTCGTCGTCAATCACACCGCGACGGTGCGCGCCACGTTGCATTCCAGCGCACTGGCGAATCGCGTGGTCGACGTGAAGCTGGCCGAGGTAGACGCCGACGGTAAACCACTGACCACACCCACGGTCGAGAAACTCGTCCTGCAACCGCTGCCCGGCGGGCAGATTGTCGAACTGGCGTACAAGCCGACGCGCGTCGGTGTGCACCGCTTGGCGGTCTGGGTCGACCCGATCCCCGGCGAGCGCAGCACGGTCGACAATCGACAGGAGTTTCAGGGGCTGGCGATCGACCCCCGCGTGAAGGTGCTGTACGTCGAGGGCCGTGCCCGGCCCGAATATCGTGAGTTGTCACGTGCGCTATCGCGCGACCCGAACATCGAACTGGCCACACTGTTGCGCATTCAGAACGACCGCTTCGCCGCCGGCGGGTTTGTGGATGCGGTTCCGTTTAAGGAGATGCCGCAATCGCTGGAGCAATGGCAGCGGTTTGACGTTGTCATCCTGGGCGATCTGGACTCCAGCTTCCTCCCGCGCCCGCAACAGGCCGCCATCGAACAGGCGGTGCAGGGCGGCATGGGCCTGCTGATGGTCGGCGGGCAAACCAACTTCGGCCCCGGTGGGTATAAGGACACGCCGATCGAGAAGGCGCTTCCCGTCTTCACCGGCGAGCTGAGCGCACCGCAGGAGAAGGTTCCGTTCGTTCCGAAACTAACCGCCGACGGAAGCGCGCACCCAGCGATGGCCGGCCTGAGCGAGTGGCTCGACGGTGACGCCGCGACCAAGCTGCCACCGTTGCGCGGCAACGTGGTCGTACCCCGGCCGAAGACCGGCGCGCAGGTGTTGTTGATCCACGAGGGTCGCACCGCCGCCGACGGGCAACCGCAGATCGTGCTGGCGACCCACCGCTACGGCGAGGGGCGGGCCGCGGCCTGCACAGTCGACACGACTTACCTCTGGTACCTGCCGTTGCGCGCGATGGGCCAGGACAGCCCGTACAACCGCTTCTGGGGCCAGCTGGTCCGGTGGCTGGCCAACAGCGACGTGCGCAACCGCGATCGTGGGCCAGGGCTGGAGGCGCTGCTGAACAAGAACGTGTTTCAGCTGGGCGAAAGCGTGCGCGTTCGGGCGATGGTACGCGACGAGAAGGGTGACGCGACGCGGTATGCGCAAGTTTCACTCGCGATGACCGCCGGCAGCGCCAGCGAGCAGACCCGCTTCTCTATGGCACCATCCGAAACGCGTAGTGGCATGTACGACGTCACCATCCCCACGCCCGCAAAAGGGGACTACGAGCTGTCGCTGACGGCCACGAAGGATGGCAAGGACCTGGGCCAGCAGAAGCTGAAGTTTTCCGTCATCACCCCCGCCGACGAGATGCTGAAGCTCGCCGCGAATCCTGAGCTGCTGAAGTCCGTCGCCAGCAGAACGAACGGATTCTATTACGAGCTGTCGCAGTTCGGCACGATGGTCTCAGAGTTGGTTCGCACGTCCGCTGGCGACACCGGCATGAAACAGCAGACCGTCCCACTCCACAGCTTCGCGCGGGCCGCCATCACCGCCACCGCCGGTGACCCCGGATGGGACAAGAAGTACGACCTTCCGCTGCAGGGGGTTGCGGCCGTTTGCATCCTGGGTGTCGAATGGTTCCTGCGCCGGCGATGGCAGTTGCCCTGAGCTTCGGCAGCGACGTGGAATGACAACAACCCTGCATCCGGGCTTTCGTTCGATTACAATCCGTCCGTGGATCATGAACGAAATGAAACGCGGGTGGCGGTCAACCTGCCCGACCAAGCCTACGAGGTTCGCGTCGCCCGCGGGCTGCTGCCCTCGATCGGACGCATCGTCCGCGAGTTCAGCCCCACTGCCAAGAAGGCGCTCGTGCTGACCGATGCCAACGTGGCCGGCGTTCTACTTGAACCGGTGACGGCTACGCTCGAGGCGGCCGGCTATCAGGTCACGAGCTGCGCCATTGCGGGCGGCGAGACATCGAAATCGCTCGAAGGTTTGGCCCCGGCATACGACGCCTTCCTGTCGGCCGGTATCGATCGGCGAACACCGTTGATCGCGTTGGGTGGTGGCATCATCGGTGACATGGGTGGCTTCGTCGCGGCCACGCTGTTGCGGGGCGTGCCGTTGATTCAGGTGCCGACGACGCTGCTGGCGATGGTCGATTCGAGCGTGGGCGGCAAGACGGGCGTAAACCACCGCGTGGGCAAGAACCTCGTCGGCGCGTTCTACCATCCGAGCGTCGTGGTCGCCGATGTAGAGACCCTGCGCACCCTGCCCCAACGCGAGCTGCGTGCGGGGCTGGCCGAGTGCATCAAGCACGACATCATTCGCGACGCCGATGGATTCGCCTCGCTGGAAGAGAGCGTCGCCGACGTGCTGCAACTCTACTTGGATCGCCTTGTCGATCTCGTCGCTCACAACGTCGCCATTAAGGCCAAAGTGGTGATGGCCGACCCATTCGAGCATGGCGAGCGTGCGCACCTGAACCTGGGTCACACCTTCGGCCACGCGATCGAGACGACGACTAACTACAAGTACCTGCATGGCGAAGCTGTCGCACTGGGCCTCGTGGCGGCGGCGCGACTGGCGCAGTCCCTCGCGTTGATCGACGCGCCGACGGCGGGCCGGATCGTGCGCCTCGTGGCCGCGGCCGGTCTGCCGACGCACGCGAGCGATCTCGACACCGATCGCATCGTCGCCAGCATGGCCCACGACAAGAAGGTACGAGACGGCCGGCTGCGGTTCGTGTTGCCCAATGGGCTGGGCAGCGCGGTGGTCCGCGATGACGTGCCGGTCGAACTGGTACGGCAAGCCGTGCAATCGCTGCGGGGGTAATGGACATGGGTTTGATTCATTGGCTGACGCTGTCGCTTACACCGGGCATCGGTCCGATCCTGACGCGCCGCATCGTCGACGCCACCGGCAGCGCCGCGGCGGCGTGCGAGGCCACGCTGGCGACGTTGCGCAATATCGAGGGCATCGGCACCGCTAAGGCCGACAAGATTTTCGCGGGGCTGAGGTCGGCGGCTGGATTGGTGCAAGATCAGCTCGACCGCGCCGCCGCTGCGGGGGCTACGATCGTTTGCCCGGACGACGCGCTCTACCCGTTCCTGCTGCGCGAGATTCCCGATCCACCGAGCGTGTTGTACGTGAAGGGGACGCTGCAGCCTCGCGACCTTCACGCCGTCGCGATTGTGGGCAGCCGCAAGTGCAGCCACTACGGCCGCGAGCAGGCCGAGCGGTTCGCGGCGCTGCTGGCCGGTGCGGGGGTCTGCGTGATAAGCGGTGGCGCCAGAGGAATCGATTCGGCCGCCCATCGTGGGGCGTTGTCTCACCCGAACGGGCGCACGCTGGCGGTGCTGGGCAGCGGCATTGACGTCCCCTACCCGCCGGAGAATGCGAACCTCTTCGTGCAGATCGCCCAGCGTGGTGCCGTGATCAGCGAGTATCCAATGGGCACGCCCCCCACGCCCGAGAACTTTCCGAAGCGCAACCGCGTCGTCAGCGGCATGAGTCGCGGTGTGTTAGTCATCGAAGCCGACGAACGCAGCGGCGCGCTCATCACCGCGCGGCAGGCGATCGAGGACCACAACCGCACCGTCTTTGCCCTGCCTGGCCGGGTCGATAACGCGATGAGCCTTGGCCCGCATAAACTGATCCGCGAAGGCGCGACGCTGGTGCGCAATCTGGAAGACATTCTCGAAGAACTTCCACCCCTTTCCGACGCGGCCTCGGCACCGGCCGTTGGTCTCTTCGATGCAGTTGACAGCGCGCCGCAAGTGACGAAGGCCGCGCCGACAGAAGCCATGATCGCCGCAATGCCGGTTGCGCCGCCCGCGGATATCGGACTTTCGGATCGGCAACGCCTACTGCTGGCGCAACTGGACGCGCAACCGCAGTCGATCGATCAGTTGATCGACCGTTCATCGCTGGCGGCCAATGTCGTCCTTCAGGAACTGACGCTGCTCAGCCTGCGCGGCTTGGCCAAACGGGTCGATGGTCAAACCTACGTTCGCGGGCGTGCGCGATGAATACGCGAAGCGACATGATCGCTGTCTTCGTCGTCCGCCGGTCGGCAGATCACGGCCACGAATTCCTGCAATTGCGGCGCTCGGCGAGCGAGTTCATGGCTGGCAGTTGGCAAATCGTTCGCGGGAAGATCGAATCGGGTGAGACGGCCGTCCATGCCGCTCTGCGTGAACTGCTGGAGGAAACAGGACTGACGCCGATCGAGTTCTACGCCCTGTGCAGCGTCGAGACGTTCTTCCTGGCGAGCCGCAACACGATCATGCACGTGCCAGTGTTCTGCGCATTCGTTGATGACACCGCGGCCGTAACGCTCAACGAGGAGCACGATGCTTCCCGCTGGGTTCCGCGACTCCGTATGCGCGCCGCGATCACGTGGGCCAGCGAGCGTGCCGTCTTACGCGAAGTACTCGACGATCTACTGCCCAACAGCCTCGCCAAGCCGCACCTGCGCGTTACTTGAACGGCCAGCAAGGAAACTGAACCGGCTTCACCGTGGTATGGGCGTCTGGCCCATACCACGGTGAAGCGCCATCCGAGCCCGCATTCCCGCTCTTTACATCGAGAAACCGATCGCCTTCAGAAATGCCATCGCAAGGATCGCGTGGCCGTGCGGGTTGGGGTGTACGCGGTCCCCCGCAAGCATGCCGGGGTAGAGCGTCGTCGTCGCGCGGTCGAACGCCGCCTGAGTGTCGACGAAGATCGCGTCGTGGTCGGCGGCCACCTTCTTCACCAATGCGCCATACTCGTCCATGCGGGCACGCATCGGTTCGGACTTGTTCGGCTCGATGTAGAACGGCGTCATCAGCACGAGGCCCTTCAGTGACGGCCTGACCTCGCGCAGGATCTCGCGGTAAGTCGCCTCGTACTCTTCCGGCAGGATAAGCGCCTCAGGCCGCCTCGGCGGAGCGAAGTGGCGCCAGACATCGTTGGTACCGATCATCACCGACAGCCAGTCGGGCTTCTGCTCGATCATGTCGGTCGTCCAGCGGTCCTTCAGGTCGCGCACCGTGTTGCCACTGATGCCGACGTTCACGACGCGGATCTGGCGGTCCGGATACGCACCGCTGATCAGCGCATCAACCATCGCCACATACCCATTGCCAAGTTGCCCGTGCCCCTCGGCGATCGGCCGCGCACGGCCCGTATCGGTAATCGAGTCGCCAATCATGACCAGTTTCTGCTTCTCGGTGATCTTCATCGCGTTCAGTGCTCCAGGTGTTAGTTGCGATTGATCATAAACGTAGCCGCGTCTGCAAAAAAGCGGTCCAGCAGTGGCCGGGCCGTCTCGGGCGTTTGCACCTCATTCAACGCGGCGTTCATCAGGGTGATCCAGCGATCGCGCGCGGCCTGATCGATGTGGAACGGCGCGTGCCGCATGCGCAGCCGAGGGTGCCCCCGCTGCTGCGAATACGTTTGCGGCCCACCGAAGCGCTGGATGAGAAAGTCCCGCAACCGCCGTTCGGCGTTGGCCATGTCGTCCTTGGGATACATGGGTCCCAGCAGGTCGTCCAACGCAACGCGCCGATAGAACGCGGCCGTCAACTGCGTGAAGTACGCCTCGCCGAGCAGCGTGTACAGATGAGTGTCGAGCAGGTTGGTCATGGTAAATCGTAGGCGGCGAGAGAGGTAACCGGTCACGGGTGATGCGGGGCTACTAACGAGCCGAATTCACGCGCTTGGCCGCCTTCAACACCAGGGCGCGCGGCAGCAATCGGGTGGCGACCGTTAACAGGCGGTTGTTCAAGCCGGTGACCGACAACCGCCGACCGGCCATCATGGCATCGTAGCCGATCTTAGCGACGCGCTCGGACGACATCATGCTGATCGTCGTCAGTTTCGAATTGCGGACGTTCGCGCGGTTGAAGAAGTCCGTACCGGTCGGTCCTGGGCAGACGGCCGTGACGGTGATGCCCTTGTGCCGCAACTCAGACGAAAGGGCTTCGCTGAAGCTGAGCACGTACGCCTTCGACGCGTAGTAAACCGCCATCAGCGGCCCCGGCAGAAAGCCGGCGACCGAGGCCACGTTCATGATCCGCCCGCGACCGCTCTTGATCATGCCGGGCAACAGCAGCCGTGTGAGGTGCGTGAGCGTGGCGATGTTCACCTGTATCATCGCCATCTGCTGCGAAACGTCCGCGTCCGCGAAGGGCCCGTGCGTGCCAAAGCCGGCGTTATTAATCAGGATGTCGATCGCAATGCCGCGGTCGGTGAGTTCGGCGACCAGATCCGGCGCGCTGGCTGGATCAGACAGGTCCTTGACGATCACGCGAACCGTGACGCCCGACTGCCGCAACGCCGCTGCGATCAGTTCCAGCGCCGCCTCATTCCGCGCCACAAGCACCAATGAATACCCATCGGCTGCCAACAGGCGCGCCAAGTCGCGGCCGATACCGCTGGAGGCGCCCGTCACTAAGGCGAAGCTGTCTCTCCGATCATTCAATTTCATTCCCCTGCTTGCGGGCTGCGATGAGCAGTTCGTCGGCCAACTGCTGCACCAGCCGTTCGATGTCCGCCAGTGCTTCATCAGGCTTGGCCGCGTCCAGATCATGAACGTGCCAGTACGTCACCCGATTCTCCCAACCGGGATGCCGCGCGACCAACAACGGCCGATGCTCACCCTCCTTCAGCGCGATCACTAGATGCGCTCGCGACAGGTCGTCGGCCGTGCAGGCGATACCACACCGATGCTCGGCGTCACATACCACGCCAAGTTCGATCAAGCGCCTGACGGTGTCACCCGAAATGTTCCCCGGCAAACCAGCCGCCAGCTCAATCGCCAAGCCCCGCGATTCGGCACGAAAAAGGAGACCGCGTTCGCGAGCTATATAATTGAACAGGTGTTCGGCGAACCGGCTGCGGTAATAGTTGCCGGTGCAGAGGAAAAGAATCGTTGGCCAACTCATGATTCCGGGAGCTTTTTCAAGTCCAACTGGTCTTTGTCACGGCCACTCGCGAGCTTGTTCGCACGAAGGTCTGCCAGACTAACGATCGAAACCGGCGTCCCGTCGAGAAGATCGACCACCCGGCGACGGAAGCAGTCTCCAAACGTTACACCTGATGGACCAGTCAGCAGGTCTATCCGAACCGGAGGCACCCCGAACATGTGAACCTTGCCCGGCACCAAGAACCGGTCGGGGTCCGCGGCTGGCTCAGCGAACCCGAACTTGCCGAGCGCGCTGGCCACACGTCGCGCGTTTTCAGCCGTTGTTGCAATCCATAGATCGATGTCGCCGGTGAACCGGTGATACCCGTGGTAGTTCACGGCGTATCCGCCCAGCAAGAGGTACTCAACCCCCTCGGAGTTCAGCAACTCGATAAACTCTCTGAAGTTTGGGTCGAGCGATATCCTCGGTTGCATAGCCATAGTTCAAAGCTCTGATGCGCTCGAGCGCCACCATCCGTTCCACCGGTGTGCACGTCTGCCATTGGCGGACGTCTTCGGCATCGGCAGCGGACATGCTCCCGGACCACGTTGGCCAATCGCGGCGCTTGGGGGTCGCAGCTTCCATGATCGCACCCTTCTCACGCTTAGCAGCCGTCGAACACGCTGTGAAACACGAAGGGATCGCTTCCCGCATTATACGTGGAAGCGATCCCTCAAAATCAATCGAAAGTGCCGCTGAACTCACGCCACCTTCGCGCCCTTGCTGTAGTACCCCGGCATGGGCTTGCCGAGCTTTTCCCAGTGCTTGTTCACAGCCTCTGCCTTGCCGGCGCTGTTGAGCATGTGCAGCTTGCGTTGGACCATCTTCGTGATCGCCTCGCGGGCGGGGCCCAGGTAGTTGCGCGGGTCGAACTCGGCGGCCTTGGTGGCGAAGACTTCCCTGATCTTGGCGGTCATGGCCAGGCGCAGGTCGGTGTCGATGTTCACCTTGCACACGCCGTACTTCTGCACCGCCATGGCGATCTGGTCCTCCGGCACGCCCTTGGCGTTGGGCATGCTGCCGCCGTACTTGTTCACCAAATCGATGAACTCCTGCGGCACGCTGCTGCTGCCGTGCATCACCAGCGGCAGGCCGGGGCAGGTCTTCATGATCTGCTCGATCCGGTCGAACGCCAGCACCGCCTCGTGCTTGAACTTGAACGCGCCGTGGCTCGTGCCGATGGCGACGGCGAGGCTGTCGCACTTGGTCTTTTCCCAGAAGTCCTTCGCCTGCGTCGGCTCGGTCAGGAACTTCTCGATGTTCTTGGCGTATTCTTCCGCGTCCAAACCGACCACGTCTTCCTCGATGCCGCCCAGCATGCCCAGCTCGGCCTCAACGGTCACGCCGGCGGCGTGGGCCAGCTTCACGGCGTCGCTCGTCAGCTTCACGTTGTGGTCGTACTCGTGGTGGCTGCCGTCGATCATCACCGACGTGTAGCCGTCGTTCACGCACTGCTGGATCAGCTCGATCGTGTCGCCGTGGTCGCAGTGGACCGCGATCGGGATCGTCGGGTTCTCGGCGACGCCGGCGTCGATGATGGCCTTCAGGTATCGGATGTTCGCGTACTTGCGCGCGCCCTTGCTGATCTGCAGGATGCACGGCGAGCTTTCCTTCACGCAGGCCTCAATGATCGACTGCGCCAGCTCCATGTTGTTGACGTTGAACGCGCCAATCGCGAATCCCCCGTCGTAGGCAAGGTCGAACATCGGCTTCGTGGTCATCAGCGGCATAGTGTGGGCTTCCTTTCGTGGTGTTTCCCCTTTGATTGTAGAGGAACCCGCGATGGATTCAACGCCCGCGATGTCCCCCACCCGCGCCCCCACCCGCGCCACCGCCCGCGCCACCGCCCCCGCCGTCGTCGCGCCTTACCCCGCTCACGCCACCAACAACGGCCTCACCGTCCCGCCGCCATCGATCGCCCGGTTCACCGCGTACTTCCCGTTCATGGCCGGCTGATATCGCCCCGCGTTCACCTCGTCCAGCCACCGGTCGCGCAGCTCCCGCGCCGCCGCCACCAACTGCGGGTCGTTCTTCACCTTCACCCTCGGCGTCGGCGTCGGCCGCTCCGCCACCTTCGCTAGTTCCGTCGTCGTCACCGCCGTCACGTCGACCGGCATCGGCACCGCAAACACCACCCCGTTGCGCGGCTGCTCCAGCCGCACCGGCGCGATCGCCTTCGCCTTCCGCACCGCCGGCCTTCGCTTCGCCGGTTCATCCGTCAACAACCGCGGCGCCGTCGGCAGCAGCACCGGCATCTCGTCCCGCCAGTTCACGCCCGGCGGAATCGGCAGCACCAACCGATCCTCCCGTATCG
Above is a window of Tepidisphaeraceae bacterium DNA encoding:
- a CDS encoding glutamine amidotransferase; the protein is MNEWSIDILRQGPWDLWTWICLLASAVLLVYGVIARAWLHSQRALLVPLITAGVLGTLLVVALPPLRNPKVGLVWTLALLCILSTVFYLNLQSQLSSARWRTLLAMRYVALILLVPMLFEPVVRYVSRPAPEKPLIFLIDTSASMSFPDVQNGPTRLQSVWQALRGQLPELREHFVPEFHTFADTAAALKSPEQLATLPAEGQSTDIGNGVSKAMAANARAGAEIVLITDGIDNTSPNVADVISASRRPIHTVRVGSDQAQPTAMANLSVDDVQADDDFVVNHTATVRATLHSSALANRVVDVKLAEVDADGKPLTTPTVEKLVLQPLPGGQIVELAYKPTRVGVHRLAVWVDPIPGERSTVDNRQEFQGLAIDPRVKVLYVEGRARPEYRELSRALSRDPNIELATLLRIQNDRFAAGGFVDAVPFKEMPQSLEQWQRFDVVILGDLDSSFLPRPQQAAIEQAVQGGMGLLMVGGQTNFGPGGYKDTPIEKALPVFTGELSAPQEKVPFVPKLTADGSAHPAMAGLSEWLDGDAATKLPPLRGNVVVPRPKTGAQVLLIHEGRTAADGQPQIVLATHRYGEGRAAACTVDTTYLWYLPLRAMGQDSPYNRFWGQLVRWLANSDVRNRDRGPGLEALLNKNVFQLGESVRVRAMVRDEKGDATRYAQVSLAMTAGSASEQTRFSMAPSETRSGMYDVTIPTPAKGDYELSLTATKDGKDLGQQKLKFSVITPADEMLKLAANPELLKSVASRTNGFYYELSQFGTMVSELVRTSAGDTGMKQQTVPLHSFARAAITATAGDPGWDKKYDLPLQGVAAVCILGVEWFLRRRWQLP
- the aroB gene encoding 3-dehydroquinate synthase, encoding MDHERNETRVAVNLPDQAYEVRVARGLLPSIGRIVREFSPTAKKALVLTDANVAGVLLEPVTATLEAAGYQVTSCAIAGGETSKSLEGLAPAYDAFLSAGIDRRTPLIALGGGIIGDMGGFVAATLLRGVPLIQVPTTLLAMVDSSVGGKTGVNHRVGKNLVGAFYHPSVVVADVETLRTLPQRELRAGLAECIKHDIIRDADGFASLEESVADVLQLYLDRLVDLVAHNVAIKAKVVMADPFEHGERAHLNLGHTFGHAIETTTNYKYLHGEAVALGLVAAARLAQSLALIDAPTAGRIVRLVAAAGLPTHASDLDTDRIVASMAHDKKVRDGRLRFVLPNGLGSAVVRDDVPVELVRQAVQSLRG
- the dprA gene encoding DNA-processing protein DprA is translated as MGLIHWLTLSLTPGIGPILTRRIVDATGSAAAACEATLATLRNIEGIGTAKADKIFAGLRSAAGLVQDQLDRAAAAGATIVCPDDALYPFLLREIPDPPSVLYVKGTLQPRDLHAVAIVGSRKCSHYGREQAERFAALLAGAGVCVISGGARGIDSAAHRGALSHPNGRTLAVLGSGIDVPYPPENANLFVQIAQRGAVISEYPMGTPPTPENFPKRNRVVSGMSRGVLVIEADERSGALITARQAIEDHNRTVFALPGRVDNAMSLGPHKLIREGATLVRNLEDILEELPPLSDAASAPAVGLFDAVDSAPQVTKAAPTEAMIAAMPVAPPADIGLSDRQRLLLAQLDAQPQSIDQLIDRSSLAANVVLQELTLLSLRGLAKRVDGQTYVRGRAR
- a CDS encoding NUDIX domain-containing protein, encoding MIAVFVVRRSADHGHEFLQLRRSASEFMAGSWQIVRGKIESGETAVHAALRELLEETGLTPIEFYALCSVETFFLASRNTIMHVPVFCAFVDDTAAVTLNEEHDASRWVPRLRMRAAITWASERAVLREVLDDLLPNSLAKPHLRVT
- a CDS encoding SGNH/GDSL hydrolase family protein, with protein sequence MKITEKQKLVMIGDSITDTGRARPIAEGHGQLGNGYVAMVDALISGAYPDRQIRVVNVGISGNTVRDLKDRWTTDMIEQKPDWLSVMIGTNDVWRHFAPPRRPEALILPEEYEATYREILREVRPSLKGLVLMTPFYIEPNKSEPMRARMDEYGALVKKVAADHDAIFVDTQAAFDRATTTLYPGMLAGDRVHPNPHGHAILAMAFLKAIGFSM
- a CDS encoding globin; its protein translation is MTNLLDTHLYTLLGEAYFTQLTAAFYRRVALDDLLGPMYPKDDMANAERRLRDFLIQRFGGPQTYSQQRGHPRLRMRHAPFHIDQAARDRWITLMNAALNEVQTPETARPLLDRFFADAATFMINRN
- a CDS encoding SDR family oxidoreductase; its protein translation is MNDRRDSFALVTGASSGIGRDLARLLAADGYSLVLVARNEAALELIAAALRQSGVTVRVIVKDLSDPASAPDLVAELTDRGIAIDILINNAGFGTHGPFADADVSQQMAMIQVNIATLTHLTRLLLPGMIKSGRGRIMNVASVAGFLPGPLMAVYYASKAYVLSFSEALSSELRHKGITVTAVCPGPTGTDFFNRANVRNSKLTTISMMSSERVAKIGYDAMMAGRRLSVTGLNNRLLTVATRLLPRALVLKAAKRVNSAR
- a CDS encoding DUF6036 family nucleotidyltransferase, which encodes MAMQPRISLDPNFREFIELLNSEGVEYLLLGGYAVNYHGYHRFTGDIDLWIATTAENARRVASALGKFGFAEPAADPDRFLVPGKVHMFGVPPVRIDLLTGPSGVTFGDCFRRRVVDLLDGTPVSIVSLADLRANKLASGRDKDQLDLKKLPES
- a CDS encoding ketose-bisphosphate aldolase, whose product is MPLMTTKPMFDLAYDGGFAIGAFNVNNMELAQSIIEACVKESSPCILQISKGARKYANIRYLKAIIDAGVAENPTIPIAVHCDHGDTIELIQQCVNDGYTSVMIDGSHHEYDHNVKLTSDAVKLAHAAGVTVEAELGMLGGIEEDVVGLDAEEYAKNIEKFLTEPTQAKDFWEKTKCDSLAVAIGTSHGAFKFKHEAVLAFDRIEQIMKTCPGLPLVMHGSSSVPQEFIDLVNKYGGSMPNAKGVPEDQIAMAVQKYGVCKVNIDTDLRLAMTAKIREVFATKAAEFDPRNYLGPAREAITKMVQRKLHMLNSAGKAEAVNKHWEKLGKPMPGYYSKGAKVA